Proteins encoded in a region of the Scyliorhinus canicula chromosome 2, sScyCan1.1, whole genome shotgun sequence genome:
- the fcf1 gene encoding rRNA-processing protein FCF1 homolog isoform X1 — translation MGKAKKTRKYATMKRMISLRDARINEKDRAKPQKTIKEDPSALKVKEVTKYPSCLFFQYNTQLGPPYYILVDTNFINFSIKTKLDIVQSMMDCLYAKCVPCITDCVMAEIEKLGRKYRVALRIAKDPRFERLPCTHKGTYADDCLVQRVIQHKCYIVATVDRDLKRRIRKIPGVPIMYISNHRYNIERMPDDYGAPRL, via the exons GGAAAAGCAAAGAAAACTAGAAAATATGCAACCATGAAGCGAATGATTAGTTTACGAGATGCAAGAAT aAACGAAAAAGACAGAGCAAAACCTCAGAAGACGATAAAAGAGGACCCCAGTGCCCTGAAAGTAAAAGAAGT GACAAAGTATCCTTCTTGCCTGTTTTTCCAATATAACACACAGCTGGGCCCTCCCTACTACATCCTAGTTGACACCAATTTCATCAACTTCTCCATCAAGACCAAGCTGGACATTGTGCAATCAATGATGGACTGCTTGTACGCAAAGT GTGTTCCCTGTATCACAGACTGTGTGATGGCAGAAATCGAGAAACTGGGACGGAAGTACAGGGTTGCACTCAG AATCGCAAAGGATCCACGTTTTGAGCGTCTACCCTGTACACACAAAGGAACATATGCTGATGATTGTCTAGTACAGAGAGTCATACAG CACAAATGTTACATTGTGGCAACAGTGGACAGAGATCTCAAGAGGAGGATCCGGAAAATTCCAGGGGTTCCTATTATGTACATCTCTAATCATAG
- the fcf1 gene encoding rRNA-processing protein FCF1 homolog isoform X2, with amino-acid sequence MKRMISLRDARINEKDRAKPQKTIKEDPSALKVKEVTKYPSCLFFQYNTQLGPPYYILVDTNFINFSIKTKLDIVQSMMDCLYAKCVPCITDCVMAEIEKLGRKYRVALRIAKDPRFERLPCTHKGTYADDCLVQRVIQHKCYIVATVDRDLKRRIRKIPGVPIMYISNHRYNIERMPDDYGAPRL; translated from the exons ATGAAGCGAATGATTAGTTTACGAGATGCAAGAAT aAACGAAAAAGACAGAGCAAAACCTCAGAAGACGATAAAAGAGGACCCCAGTGCCCTGAAAGTAAAAGAAGT GACAAAGTATCCTTCTTGCCTGTTTTTCCAATATAACACACAGCTGGGCCCTCCCTACTACATCCTAGTTGACACCAATTTCATCAACTTCTCCATCAAGACCAAGCTGGACATTGTGCAATCAATGATGGACTGCTTGTACGCAAAGT GTGTTCCCTGTATCACAGACTGTGTGATGGCAGAAATCGAGAAACTGGGACGGAAGTACAGGGTTGCACTCAG AATCGCAAAGGATCCACGTTTTGAGCGTCTACCCTGTACACACAAAGGAACATATGCTGATGATTGTCTAGTACAGAGAGTCATACAG CACAAATGTTACATTGTGGCAACAGTGGACAGAGATCTCAAGAGGAGGATCCGGAAAATTCCAGGGGTTCCTATTATGTACATCTCTAATCATAG